The following proteins are co-located in the Desulfurococcus amylolyticus Z-533 genome:
- a CDS encoding CopG family ribbon-helix-helix protein, with product MGGNSKKRFGVSVPYHVAEKLDNLAGLFRCDRSTIVSNALNEYIHENLHEDREHKCRGVIVVYSQSPLPSSIISRYSSVITSYSVHRMGNEFIIVIIVEGSSKLISELRRLVSSGSKIQRYLPLDDLNVLSQ from the coding sequence ATGGGCGGGAATTCAAAGAAGAGGTTTGGAGTGAGCGTGCCCTACCATGTGGCGGAGAAACTGGATAATCTAGCCGGATTATTTCGCTGTGATAGATCTACTATAGTATCGAATGCTTTAAACGAGTATATACATGAGAATCTCCACGAGGATAGGGAGCACAAGTGTCGTGGTGTAATAGTTGTTTACTCGCAGAGCCCGCTGCCCTCCTCTATTATTTCGAGATACAGCTCTGTTATTACATCGTATAGTGTTCATAGGATGGGGAATGAATTTATAATAGTGATAATAGTTGAGGGATCTTCTAAACTAATAAGCGAGTTGAGAAGACTTGTCTCATCAGGCTCCAAGATCCAGAGGTATCTCCCATTAGATGATTTAAACGTGTTAAGCCAGTAG
- a CDS encoding metallophosphoesterase, with protein MVLRPIVKEVDTGIYVVAGTPFLYISPSRTLLMADLHLGFEEAASRGLIYSLRGSSGYGGIFIPRIQLKRVLQYLDQVSQVITIDKIVINGDLKHAFDRLLRQEREEVGELVKRIRDIGVKEVEVVRGNHDNFIKPVLKKLEVEFVDSIEVVVNNKKVLLVHGHEYVDTSGKDIVIIGHEHPSLRCFGAYRFPVFMKIPLETGGILIIMPATGPYHPGINASINREEYLSPIVRRHAILENASLITWLNLGSAEPITGQLLESIPTRGILDVDGFLLKNMEIAVLEFKDIEIAHVLCTPG; from the coding sequence ATGGTGTTAAGGCCTATAGTCAAGGAGGTAGATACTGGGATCTACGTTGTCGCTGGAACACCTTTCCTCTATATTTCACCAAGTAGGACATTATTGATGGCTGATCTCCACTTAGGCTTCGAGGAGGCGGCTTCACGGGGGTTGATATATAGTCTCAGAGGCAGCAGTGGATATGGGGGGATATTTATACCGCGAATCCAGTTGAAACGTGTCCTCCAATACCTTGACCAGGTATCCCAGGTAATCACGATAGATAAGATAGTTATCAATGGGGATCTAAAGCACGCGTTTGATAGACTACTCAGACAGGAAAGAGAGGAGGTAGGCGAGTTAGTTAAGAGGATCAGGGATATAGGTGTTAAAGAGGTAGAGGTCGTAAGAGGTAATCACGATAACTTCATAAAACCAGTTCTTAAAAAGTTGGAAGTAGAGTTTGTTGACTCTATTGAGGTAGTGGTCAACAATAAGAAGGTTTTATTGGTGCATGGACACGAATATGTTGATACCTCGGGTAAGGATATAGTTATAATAGGGCACGAGCATCCGAGCCTTAGATGCTTCGGAGCATATAGGTTTCCAGTATTCATGAAAATCCCTCTGGAAACAGGGGGTATTCTAATTATAATGCCTGCTACAGGGCCCTATCACCCAGGCATCAACGCATCTATCAACAGAGAAGAATATCTTTCCCCTATAGTGAGGAGGCATGCCATATTAGAGAATGCAAGCCTGATAACATGGCTGAATTTAGGCTCGGCTGAACCCATTACAGGTCAGCTTTTAGAATCAATCCCAACGCGTGGGATACTTGATGTGGATGGATTCTTATTGAAGAACATGGAGATCGCGGTGTTAGAGTTTAAGGACA
- a CDS encoding indolepyruvate oxidoreductase subunit beta, with the protein MKTRFNLVLSGVGGQGIITLGRLIGLGCMHAGVDVSIAEVHGMSQRGGSVIVHVRIGEGESPIIPVGGADTIISLELFEGARSLVYADKGTTLVVNDFLWPPPLVKYPPRDTILAAISGKGLTYYLYDANKVSMEVSGSVVSSNIALLGFALAVDKQLSKYIELSDIEWAIEKTLRGHLVDINKRLLKKSYEDGLRHVNP; encoded by the coding sequence ATGAAGACCAGGTTTAATCTAGTGTTATCCGGCGTAGGGGGTCAGGGTATAATAACGCTGGGCAGGTTAATAGGGCTGGGATGCATGCATGCAGGCGTAGACGTCAGTATCGCGGAAGTACATGGTATGAGCCAGAGGGGCGGTAGCGTTATAGTGCATGTGAGAATAGGTGAGGGTGAAAGCCCGATTATACCAGTAGGAGGCGCTGATACAATTATATCACTGGAATTGTTTGAGGGAGCCCGGAGCCTAGTGTATGCGGATAAGGGTACAACACTAGTAGTAAACGACTTCCTATGGCCTCCCCCACTAGTTAAATATCCCCCTAGAGATACAATCCTAGCCGCAATATCCGGGAAGGGCTTGACTTACTACCTCTATGATGCAAATAAAGTCAGCATGGAAGTGAGTGGCTCAGTTGTTTCATCAAATATAGCCCTCCTGGGATTCGCTCTGGCCGTGGATAAGCAGTTATCTAAATACATTGAATTAAGCGATATCGAGTGGGCTATTGAGAAAACGCTGAGGGGACACCTTGTAGATATAAACAAGAGGCTTCTCAAGAAATCATATGAGGATGGTTTGAGACATGTCAACCCATGA
- a CDS encoding class I SAM-dependent methyltransferase, producing MPEAFVFKPVKGYWFTFFTIDELKRSSGCIETTLDLGLSTRVVCVENNRLLLSKGIEVDVRELEPSEHDRVVLLEETGRIYEVVLHTETGFYKLKATGKTTVPTLEINGIHMHRIQDTDPWRDTISKIRAARVTSGLNILDTCMGLGYTAIASLRRGASSIYIFEIDENVVWITERNPWSRELSSDRIRINIMDVVEGIFSLESEYFHRVIHDPPRFTRSTGSLYSLDFYKELYRVLRHGGILFHYTGEPRRHGAPSILKGIKNRLMEAGFTNVYYDAEAQGFIGFKR from the coding sequence GTGCCCGAGGCATTCGTATTTAAACCCGTGAAAGGATACTGGTTCACTTTTTTCACTATTGATGAGCTGAAGCGTTCAAGCGGATGTATTGAAACTACACTGGATCTAGGTTTATCAACTAGGGTTGTCTGCGTGGAGAACAATAGGTTACTACTTAGCAAAGGCATCGAGGTAGATGTTAGAGAGTTAGAGCCAAGCGAGCATGATAGGGTTGTACTGCTAGAGGAAACCGGGAGAATATATGAGGTGGTACTCCATACTGAAACAGGGTTCTATAAATTAAAGGCGACGGGTAAAACTACAGTGCCAACGCTCGAGATAAACGGCATCCATATGCATAGAATACAGGACACCGATCCGTGGCGCGACACGATCTCGAAGATACGGGCAGCTAGGGTTACAAGTGGCCTAAACATCCTTGACACATGTATGGGGTTGGGTTATACAGCTATAGCTTCTCTGAGGAGGGGGGCTAGTAGCATCTATATTTTTGAGATAGATGAAAATGTTGTATGGATAACTGAGAGGAATCCATGGAGCAGGGAGTTATCCAGTGATAGAATAAGGATTAATATAATGGATGTAGTTGAAGGCATCTTCTCACTAGAGTCAGAGTATTTTCATAGAGTAATACATGATCCACCTAGATTCACAAGAAGCACTGGTAGCCTATATAGTCTTGACTTCTACAAAGAACTATACAGGGTGCTCAGGCATGGAGGTATTTTATTCCATTATACTGGTGAGCCGAGGCGGCATGGGGCACCAAGTATTCTCAAAGGAATAAAGAATAGGTTAATGGAGGCCGGGTTCACCAACGTATATTATGATGCAGAGGCTCAGGGCTTCATTGGCTTCAAGAGGTAG
- the iorA gene encoding indolepyruvate ferredoxin oxidoreductase subunit alpha: MSYILSGKGEKVLLMGNEAIARAALEAGICVATAYPGTPSTEIIETLSEVAGKCGIYVEWSINEKVAFETAYAAAITGVRSITAMKHVGVNVAADILMSSAYSGVKEGFVVVSADDPGEHSSQNEQDNRWYGLLAHIPVIEPSSARDSYYLTKEAFELSSRYEHPVILRTTTRVSHTRQPVELNGDIPSEKKCKGVFDKNYERWVLVPANARKQKTRMMKIWEAIRRNEGREPFIYVWNPGRSKVVIASGISYSHAEEALRLLDALNDVTLIKVSLPVPLPPAPITTVLKDAKEVLVIEELDPVVETQVKDIAVDEGLSVKIHGKNMIPENGELSIDRVFEPVAKFIGRETLPPWQSIGEVKTEPPIPPRPPVLCAGCPHRSTYYIVKTALNKAGIRNTVFTGDIGCYTLGYQKPFETQMTCFEMGGSLGIAHGFGKVLENTVIAVIGDSTFFHAGIPPVLNIVYNDSKVIPLILDNSTTAMTGHQPHPGTGITAMGLRTTAILPEKILEQAGFKTIVINPLRVKESIELLTQAFKEYLKGERIAIVSRMRCALEVARDARRKQVVLPIYTIVEDKCIGCMACVNLTACPAIIVPAGSKKPIILEELCNGCGLCASICPYKAITVKNTPSPEWEKLW; encoded by the coding sequence ATGAGTTATATACTTTCAGGAAAAGGTGAAAAAGTGTTATTAATGGGGAATGAAGCAATAGCCAGAGCAGCACTCGAGGCAGGAATCTGCGTAGCAACAGCGTATCCTGGAACACCATCCACGGAGATAATAGAGACTTTAAGCGAGGTAGCCGGTAAATGCGGGATATATGTCGAATGGAGTATAAATGAGAAGGTGGCATTTGAAACAGCGTACGCGGCAGCAATAACCGGGGTTAGAAGCATTACGGCTATGAAGCATGTAGGCGTTAATGTGGCGGCAGATATATTGATGAGTAGTGCTTACTCAGGTGTGAAAGAAGGCTTCGTAGTGGTTTCAGCTGATGATCCAGGCGAACACAGCAGCCAAAACGAGCAGGATAATAGGTGGTACGGGTTACTAGCCCATATACCAGTTATTGAACCCAGCAGCGCGAGGGACTCATATTATTTAACCAAGGAGGCATTTGAGCTAAGCAGTAGATACGAGCACCCAGTTATTCTTAGAACCACTACAAGGGTAAGTCACACAAGGCAACCAGTTGAATTAAATGGTGATATACCATCAGAGAAAAAGTGTAAAGGAGTCTTCGATAAAAACTATGAGAGATGGGTGCTTGTACCAGCTAACGCGAGGAAGCAGAAGACTAGGATGATGAAGATATGGGAAGCTATAAGGCGTAATGAGGGGAGGGAACCATTTATATACGTGTGGAATCCAGGTAGGAGTAAAGTAGTTATTGCAAGCGGGATTAGCTACTCTCATGCCGAGGAAGCCCTTAGACTACTCGACGCCTTAAACGATGTGACATTAATCAAGGTCTCCCTACCAGTCCCCCTTCCACCAGCACCTATCACTACAGTTTTAAAGGATGCAAAAGAAGTACTGGTCATCGAGGAACTCGATCCCGTGGTAGAGACCCAGGTGAAAGACATAGCCGTTGATGAGGGTTTAAGCGTAAAGATACATGGTAAAAACATGATACCCGAAAACGGAGAGCTCTCGATAGATAGGGTCTTCGAGCCAGTAGCTAAATTCATTGGCAGGGAGACCCTGCCTCCATGGCAAAGCATTGGGGAGGTGAAAACCGAGCCTCCGATTCCGCCACGCCCCCCAGTGCTTTGTGCTGGGTGTCCTCATAGAAGTACTTATTACATAGTTAAAACAGCCCTTAACAAGGCTGGTATAAGAAATACTGTGTTTACCGGCGATATTGGGTGTTATACACTAGGGTACCAAAAACCATTTGAAACACAGATGACGTGCTTCGAGATGGGTGGAAGCCTAGGCATAGCCCATGGATTCGGAAAAGTATTAGAGAATACAGTGATAGCTGTTATAGGAGACTCTACATTCTTTCACGCCGGTATACCCCCGGTATTAAACATAGTTTACAATGACTCCAAGGTCATACCATTAATACTCGATAACTCAACAACAGCTATGACTGGACATCAGCCGCATCCAGGTACTGGGATAACAGCGATGGGGTTGCGGACAACGGCTATACTCCCGGAGAAGATATTGGAGCAGGCTGGGTTTAAAACTATCGTTATTAATCCATTAAGGGTTAAAGAATCAATAGAATTACTTACACAGGCTTTCAAAGAGTACTTGAAGGGTGAGCGAATAGCAATAGTTTCACGTATGAGATGCGCTCTCGAAGTCGCGAGGGATGCTAGAAGGAAGCAGGTAGTACTACCCATTTATACCATCGTTGAAGACAAGTGCATTGGGTGTATGGCATGCGTTAACTTAACGGCCTGTCCAGCTATAATAGTGCCAGCAGGATCGAAGAAGCCCATCATACTAGAAGAGCTCTGCAATGGATGTGGACTATGTGCGTCTATCTGTCCCTATAAAGCGATAACTGTTAAAAACACTCCGAGCCCTGAGTGGGAGAAACTCTGGTGA
- a CDS encoding PolB1-binding protein PBP2 family protein, whose product MSSQNNNNTDINKGINRLRSLSRLERIIVNYFLRHISAGDIIAVLDIREEVKKKIREGDRDLLPETEDTLIEVEVRRVLAELVREGILYHRNGVYSLSPWLVELVKKKFGRLRPGEFKPLEKLLE is encoded by the coding sequence TTGAGTAGCCAGAACAACAATAACACAGATATTAACAAGGGTATTAACAGGCTTAGAAGCCTCAGCAGGCTTGAGAGGATTATTGTAAACTACTTCCTAAGACATATAAGTGCAGGCGATATAATAGCAGTATTAGATATACGTGAAGAAGTGAAAAAGAAGATCCGGGAAGGAGATAGAGATCTCCTCCCAGAGACCGAGGATACACTCATCGAAGTAGAGGTGAGACGTGTACTAGCAGAATTAGTCAGAGAGGGGATACTATACCATAGGAATGGAGTATATAGTTTATCACCATGGCTGGTGGAATTAGTAAAGAAAAAGTTCGGAAGGCTCAGGCCAGGGGAATTCAAGCCTCTTGAAAAACTCCTTGAATAA